In one window of Tissierellales bacterium DNA:
- a CDS encoding UPF0182 family protein, with amino-acid sequence MKKPKTKIFWMILGIIVVLFVTSFSSIIDFVTDYQWFQELGYTDAFLKRLTTEFAIGVPLFIVLFLVLRFFMLGIKHQYYKIVEIQEDEKKDTGIRRGIFWVSILVSFMMSTNFASRLWFTFLKFVNSTNFDIKDPIFNNDLALYIFRVPFLREVVGTIISLLFLLAFITLVFYLLLLGLRRPDPGSEFDVYNYQNSAELVKVLNRKLFSKILKQVAFLGLLIFSLIGINYILKSYDLLLSTRGKVFGAGYTDIHVELFIFRALTVASFVSAIGIFVGVLKKNKKLALSGPIAMIGLILIGGIANIVIQKLVVVPNEIVKERPYLEYNINYTQKAFNLDMVNEFQFPVEQKITKEALDKNHETVNNIRINDYRPVDKIYNQLQTLRPYYAFNGVDIDRYVIDGEYRQVFLAARELNQEKLDARAQTWINKHLKYTHGYGLALSPVNMVTREGQPELLVKNLPPITSTDLKIDRPEVYFGEMTNDYIITNTDEKEIDYAIADGSAETIYEGEAGISLGGLNKLLFAIKEGSSDLLFSGAVNSDSKILKYRNIKERVMKIAPFIMYDEDPYLVINQEDGKLYWIIDGYTSSERYPYSQPYKNTRLNYIRNSVKVVVDAYNGKTKFYIYDESDPVIETYSKIFPELFSAKADMPAGLTEHVRYPRLLFDVQAEMYRVYHLDDYNALYNKEDLWDIAREKYMENEEEVSSNYVMFKLPEENEAEFLLNIPYTPSGNNVMTGLLVARNDGENYGQLMLYRFPKDKTVLGPMLVENRIDQSSEISQQLTLWSQKGSTVLRGNTLVVPIDQSLMYVQPIYLKSDNDTSIPEVRRVIVLYENDLVMEESLDKALSKIFGKKLDQAKDDFKDSTDLITGDLDDDVKSIIKRANQLFEEAEDALKESDWASYGEKMDQLKTILKQLNTEDEIENIEE; translated from the coding sequence ATGAAAAAGCCAAAAACCAAAATCTTTTGGATGATTTTGGGTATTATTGTGGTTTTATTTGTTACATCATTTAGCAGTATAATTGATTTTGTAACAGATTATCAGTGGTTTCAGGAGCTAGGTTATACTGATGCGTTTTTGAAAAGATTGACTACTGAATTTGCTATTGGTGTACCATTATTTATAGTATTGTTTTTGGTACTTAGATTTTTTATGTTGGGTATAAAACATCAATACTATAAAATTGTAGAAATACAAGAAGATGAAAAAAAAGATACAGGAATTAGAAGAGGAATATTTTGGGTTTCGATTCTAGTGTCTTTTATGATGTCGACTAACTTTGCATCTAGACTTTGGTTTACGTTTTTAAAATTTGTCAATTCGACAAATTTTGACATCAAAGATCCTATATTCAACAACGACTTAGCTCTTTATATATTTAGAGTGCCATTTTTGAGAGAAGTAGTAGGAACTATAATTAGTTTATTATTCTTACTAGCATTTATCACTTTGGTATTTTATTTGTTGTTATTAGGTCTTAGAAGACCAGATCCAGGTTCAGAATTTGATGTTTACAATTATCAAAATTCTGCTGAACTTGTCAAAGTGTTAAATAGAAAATTGTTTTCTAAAATACTTAAGCAAGTTGCATTTTTAGGTCTATTAATTTTTTCGCTCATAGGAATAAATTATATATTAAAATCATATGATTTGCTTTTATCAACGAGGGGAAAAGTTTTTGGTGCAGGATATACAGATATTCATGTAGAGTTATTTATATTTAGAGCGCTTACAGTGGCATCATTTGTTTCTGCCATAGGTATATTTGTAGGTGTTTTGAAGAAAAACAAAAAACTTGCACTTTCAGGACCTATTGCTATGATTGGGCTTATACTGATTGGTGGAATTGCAAATATAGTAATTCAAAAATTGGTAGTAGTACCAAACGAAATAGTAAAAGAGAGACCTTATTTAGAGTACAATATAAACTACACTCAAAAAGCATTTAATTTGGATATGGTAAATGAATTCCAGTTTCCTGTAGAGCAGAAGATAACGAAGGAAGCTTTAGATAAGAATCATGAGACTGTAAACAATATTAGAATAAACGATTATAGGCCAGTAGATAAGATTTACAATCAATTGCAAACACTTAGACCGTATTATGCGTTTAATGGTGTGGATATAGATAGATATGTGATTGATGGTGAATATAGACAGGTATTTTTGGCAGCGAGAGAGTTAAATCAAGAAAAGTTAGATGCAAGAGCTCAAACTTGGATAAATAAGCATTTGAAGTATACTCACGGATATGGTTTGGCACTTTCTCCAGTTAATATGGTTACTAGAGAAGGACAGCCTGAGTTATTGGTAAAGAACTTGCCACCGATTACATCGACAGATCTCAAAATAGATAGACCAGAAGTTTATTTTGGAGAGATGACAAATGACTATATAATAACAAACACAGACGAAAAAGAAATAGATTATGCTATAGCTGATGGCAGTGCAGAAACTATATACGAAGGTGAAGCTGGCATATCTCTTGGCGGTTTGAACAAATTGCTATTTGCTATAAAAGAAGGTAGTAGTGATTTATTGTTCTCAGGCGCAGTGAATTCAGATAGTAAAATACTAAAGTATAGAAATATAAAAGAACGTGTGATGAAAATAGCACCGTTTATAATGTATGATGAAGATCCATATCTTGTTATAAACCAGGAGGATGGAAAGTTATATTGGATAATAGATGGATATACATCAAGTGAGAGATACCCATATTCACAGCCATACAAGAACACGAGATTAAATTATATAAGAAACTCTGTTAAGGTTGTAGTGGATGCGTACAACGGCAAAACTAAGTTTTATATCTATGATGAGAGTGATCCCGTTATAGAAACGTACAGTAAGATATTCCCAGAACTATTTTCAGCTAAGGCTGATATGCCAGCGGGGCTTACTGAGCATGTTAGATATCCTAGACTTCTATTTGATGTCCAAGCAGAAATGTATAGAGTTTATCATTTAGATGATTATAATGCTCTTTACAATAAAGAAGATTTATGGGACATCGCAAGGGAAAAATATATGGAAAATGAAGAGGAAGTTAGTTCTAACTATGTAATGTTTAAATTACCAGAGGAGAACGAGGCTGAGTTTTTACTAAATATTCCATATACACCATCTGGAAATAACGTAATGACAGGTTTGCTTGTTGCAAGAAATGATGGGGAAAATTACGGACAGCTAATGCTTTATAGATTCCCTAAAGACAAAACAGTACTAGGTCCTATGCTTGTTGAAAACAGGATAGATCAAAGTTCTGAGATTTCTCAGCAGCTTACGCTTTGGAGTCAGAAGGGTTCTACAGTACTTAGAGGAAATACGTTGGTTGTTCCTATAGATCAATCGCTAATGTATGTACAGCCTATCTATTTGAAGTCAGATAATGATACAAGTATACCAGAGGTAAGACGAGTTATAGTACTATACGAGAATGATTTGGTAATGGAAGAGAGTCTCGACAAAGCGTTATCAAAGATATTCGGTAAAAAATTAGATCAAGCGAAAGATGATTTTAAAGATAGTACTGATTTGATAACTGGTGATTTAGATGATGACGTAAAATCTATAATTAAAAGAGCAAATCAATTATTCGAAGAGGCTGAGGATGCACTTAAAGAGAGTGATTGGGCTAGTTATGGAGAAAAAATGGATCAGTTAAAAACTATACTCAAGCAATTGAATACTGAGGATGAAATAGAAAATATAGAAGAATAA